The genomic interval CAGCACTAACGCTATTGAAATCAATTTCAATATCTTTTGAGGAAAGTTTAAAATTGGATAATAATTGTTCTTTGTTTAAGAAAACTTCGCCCTGACTTAACTCTTCAAAAATTAATTCTTGACTTAAGATATCGGCATCAAGTTTTTTGTAAAATTGAGGTAATTCAATATTTTCTGCTACTTGATGGAAGTGTTCTACTATTTTATATCTTTTTGGCTCTTTTCCCATTTCTCTTAAAAGGTATTCCGTATTGTCTCCAGTATCTGTAGTCAATCTAGTTTCAAATGCTTTGCCTTCCTCAATTGCTTTTTGTGTGATTTTATTTAGTGCTCCTGTTTTAATTGTTGACGAAGTGTTTTGTGTTGGATCATAATCAATAGCACTTACATTAATATTCGTAATATCAGCATCATCAAAAGATTTATCTGTTACAACTTCTGTACTGCCAAACAATTCATTAGTCAATGCTTCTTTATCCGATAAAGGAGCGGTTGCTGTTTCGTTTATAATTTCTTCGGCATAATAATCTTTGTTACTAAAACCTGCATCTTGTAATCCTTTAACAATATTGTCTAAAGTTTCATTGAATTTAGCCGAAGCAGTTAAAACGAAAGAAAGATTCAATAACGGTTCTTTATGTTTGATTACATAAGGTTGGCGCAAAACACGTCCTAAGATCTGTTCTACTTCCACTGCGGAAGATTTGTCGGCCAATGAAGCAAGGATGTAAGCAAATGGACAATCCCATCCTTCTTTTAAAGCATTGATTGTTATGATGTATCGAACAGGACATTTTCCGTCCATCAAATCAATTCCTTTTAGCTCGTCCAAACCACTGACTTTGATCTTGATTTGTTCTTCGGGAATTTTTAACTCGATTAGTTTTTCTTTAATCTTAATATAGGTGGTATTGTCGCTTCCTTTGATATTAGATTGCGCTTGAAATAAAATAATAGGTCGTATCATTTTTCCACCATCCAAATGTTCTTGAATCGCCAATTGTTCTAACTGTCTTTGTAAATGCAAAGCACTATTAATTACCTCTTCTTTTCGGCTATGGTTGTAAACGATAACAGGTAATTTTACCATGTGTTCCTTCTTTAACTCAATGGCATTTACATAACTAACTATGTTACTATTTTTCTTTGGAGTTGCAGTTAGATCTAAAATAAAAGAAGGATTAAGATTTTGGAGCATTTCAATACTTAAATCACTTTCGGCATTGTGACTTTCATCAACAATGACTAATGGGTTTAAGCTTCTAATCACGTTTATTAAAGCGCTTTCGTCAGTGTCGGGCAAAACTAAATCTTGTGCCACAATACTATCTCTAAAAGCTTCCAAAGCGCCATTTTGTTGGTATATTTTGCGGTCGTCTTTTTTCTTAGAATTGATTCGTAAACTGCTGAAATTGAAAACAAAAATATTTAATTGTTCGGAGACAGAGGTAGGGTTGAAATTTGCGCCTTGCAAGAGGCTCTCTTTTTCATAAACTTCTACACTATGGTTGAATAAAGTATTTAATTTTTGACGGTAAGGGTGTGCCGAATCAGAAAGATTGGAGGCTGTTTGTTGCAGCAGATTACTCCAGGGCACAAGCCAAACAACCGCCTTAGGACGACTACTGTCATAACTGCTAAATATAGAGTGAATAGCATTGCAAGCAATGAAGGTTTTACCTCCAGCTGTTGGTACTTTTATAGCAATGTGTGGTGTGTTTTTGATGTTATCTTTATAGGGTGTCATTCCGCTATAAGTACCGTCAAGTTTCAGTTCATAGGCACCAACTTTGTCTTCCCAATACTGTTTAAAGGCAAGGGTTGGTGTGTCATAATTTTGGAGATATTCTAAAAATACATCTAAATCGGTAATAACTTGTTGCTGATAGGATTTTAACTCCATTTTTATGAGTTATGAGTTATGAATTATGAATTATGAGTTGTTCAGTGCAACTCCTAATTCATAACTCCTAATTATTTTCTATTTTTTACTTTTCGTTGTAATAATAATGCTTTTTAAAATTTTCAATAGTTCAGAAGCGTCCTGATTTATACTTTCAAATTCAGCTTCTGTTATGTAATTGGTTGCTTTTAATAATTCAAACCAATACATTGATTCGTCACATTCTTTTTGAGAAATGGCAAGTTTATGAATAAAATCAGCTTTGCTTTCTCCGTTTAACGCTTCACGTACATTGGCGCCAATTGATGTTCCTGAACGTAATAGTTGCTTGCTCAATACGTATTCTTTTCGCTCGGAAGTCAGTAATTGATATAACTTTACGATACGTATGGCAAACAGAAAACTTTTATTTTTAATAATACTTTCACTCATAACTCCTAATTCATAACTCCTAACTATTTCCCCAATCCCTTAACAACTTTGTCAAAGTCGGAGATTATTTTTTGGGTTTTATTAAATGTCTCATATTCTTTTATCGCCTTTTTATCAGCAGTAATTTTTTTTATTTTGCCTTTTCCTTCAAGTACTTTATAGTCATTGAAAGTAAGGAATTTATTCACGCTAGTAGCTAATCCTTGCATTGTGAACGTGTTTTCTCGTTCTATCAACCCTTCAATGTAATCAAAATAACCCGTAACGGTTCGCTCTAATTGTTTGATTTCTTTTTCCTGTAAATAATTTTTAGTAATTATAACATCCGATTTTAGTATTCTTCCTTCGGGTGCGTTTTTCCACGAAGTTAATCCCATATTTTCTTTTTTGCTATCAGCTGAGATAGCAATAATTTCGGCTGCAGTATTGCCTGTTATGGCAAAATGGAATTTATTTTGAATCGTTGCGTAAAAGGCTTTAGTTATTTCGGCATTGTTATCGTAATCAATGGAGCACTCTGCAAAAATATCGGTTACTTGTTGGTATATTCTTCTTTCGCTTGCACGTATGGAACGAACTCTTTGTAATAACTCTCTAAAATAGTCTTTGCCAAAAAGTGTTTGTCCTTGTTTTAACCGATCATCATCAAGTACAAATCCTTTAATTATGTATTCTTTTAGGGTTTGCGTTGCCCAAATTCTAAACTGTGTCGCTTTGGTCGAATTTACTCTATAGCCTACAGAAATTATAGCATCTAAATTATAGAATTTTGTATTGTATATTTTACCATCCTCGGCAGTATGTTCCAAAATGGAACTAACTGAATTTTCTTCTAGTTCGCCCGATTCAAAAATATTGATTAAGTGCTTTGTGATAGCAGGTCTCTGTACCCCAAATAATTCAGCAATAGCTTTTTGAGTAAGCCAAACTGATTCGTTTTGAAGCAAAACATCTACGCGAACCACTCCGCTTGGGGCGGTATATAATATGAAATCAGTCATTTTTATAAAGTTATGAATTATGAATTATGAGTTGCCCGGAAAAACTTCTAATTATTTTTTATTTTTGGTTGTAGTAATAATGCTTTTCAAAATTTTTAATATTTCTAGGGCATCTTTATTTATACTTTCAAATTCAATTTCTGTTATGTAATTCGTTTCTTTTAATAATTCTAGCCAATACAAACTTTCGTCACATTCTTTTTGAGAAATGGAAAGTTTATGCACAAAATCGGCTTTGCTTTGGCCATTGATTGCCTCACGAATATTTGCTCCAACTGAAGTTCCAGAACGTAATAATTGTTTAGACATTACAAATTCCTTTCGGTCAGAAATAAGTAATTGATATAATTTTACAATTCTAATTGCAAACAAAAAACTCTTGTTTTTAATAATACTCTCACTCATTTTTTGAATACCCAAAAATTCATAACTCATAACTCATAACTCAAAATTTAGTTATATCTCTTGGGATTTTCTTGAAGATAATATGATGCTTCAACATAAAATCTTTTTCTAACAAACAATTGTCAGCATAGATGATGTATTGACTGGCTTTGTGTTTTATTCGTGCCATAAAATCATAATCTACTGTAGTAACAGCATCTTTGGTATAATAAAAATAATAATCGGTTTGGTCTTTTGTGCCAATGCGAAAATTGTCTTGTTCTAAATTTTGAATTTTAGCAAATGCCGTTCTGGTCTCCGAATACCAAATGTATTTCAGGATATTGTCAATACCAACGGCTTCGTTCAAAACGTCTTCTTCCAGAAATAAAGGTTCGCCCAATTCATAATAATCAAAACTACCGCCTGTGCCTTCTATGGCTTTTTTATCTTCCCCGTAGCCATTTATGACTCTTTTTACTCGCTCGGCAGTAATAGTATTGGCGTAGTCTTCCATTTCTATTAAAATGAACTTTCTGTTGCCGCCATCTTGCTTGTTCAAATTTAAAACTGCATGAGCCGTTGTTCCTGAACCTGCGAAGCTGTCGAGGATTATGTCGTCTTCATCAGTAGCAATGGTCATAATTTGCCTTAATAACATTTCTGGTTTTGGGAAGTCGAAAATTGATTTCCCAATAAGTTCTGTGATCTCTTTGGTTCCCTTTATAGAGTGAAAATTTTTATTATCCCAAGTTGTTTTAGCAGTTTGAGTTAGTTTTCTTTCTTTTTGAAATATTCTAATTTCATTGTCATTGCCTTTATAAGCAATTAAGTCTTCATTTTGTTTTCTAGCTTTATCAGTGCCCCAACACCAAACACTATCCAACCCTTCGACCGTGCTTGCAAATACTTGCAGCCAACTTTCTACAGGATCTACACTAACTTGAAATAATCCATTACTGTCTGGATTATTTATATCTACATAAAAGGGGTAACGAAGATTTGGTCGGTTATTAGAATTGAAAGACTTAACATTTCTATTTCTTAACCCTTTTAAATTAAATCCTCCTTTTTCATCAAAATACACATATTTTGTTCCTTCAACTTCAATTTCATTTAAGTAAAGATCATTTGCTTTTTTAGCAAAAACGAGAATATATTCATGTGTTTTAGCAAAAAAACCATATCGTCTCCCTTCAGGTTTTACTATAACTGTAATTGTAGAAATGTAGTTAGATTCTCCAAATATTTCAGTACATAAAAACCTTAGATTTGTCATTTCATTTTCATCAATACTAATAAAGATTGCACCATTGTCAGCTAGTAATTTATGTAATAATTTCAATCTTGGGTACATCATACACAACCATTTGTCGTGACGTGTTAGATCTTCGCCATCACTACCCACGACTTCGCCCAACCATTTTTTAATTTTTGGGTGGTTTACATTGTCATTATACACCCAACTTTCGTTTCCGGTGTTGTAAGGTGGGTCAATGTAGATGCATTTTATCTTGCCTTCGTATTCGGGCAAAAGGCTTTTCAAGGCTTCCAGGTTGTCGCCGTGAATTATTTTGTTACCACTGTTGTTGGGTTCCGTTTGCTCAATGCCATCCGTAAAACCATATTGTGGTTCTAATATTTTATAAGGCACATCTTGATGATGGTTGATTACTTTTTCTTTTCCAATCCAGTTTAGTGTAGGCATTGCAATTCTTGTATTTTATTAAGTTGGGTAAAAATAGGATATTATTGTCAAACAATTATGGGAGTTCTGTAACGGTATCAAAAAAACAGTGTCAAAACGATCAATATAAGTGCCAAATTTTCGGGAGTTAACCTTGTTTAATTATTTTAAATCATCATAAATACTACTATTTTTGATAGGGGATTTTTTAATTATTAATACGTAGCCCCCCTGTTTTACTGAGTTTTTTTAGAGTACGAACAAAATACACCTCTTCAAAGGTCGATTTGTACCACTTTTTTCTCTTTCGATAAAAGTAATTTTACCTTATTGAAATTGATTACTAATAACCAACTAAACCATT from Flavobacterium ovatum carries:
- a CDS encoding DEAD/DEAH box helicase family protein; translation: MELKSYQQQVITDLDVFLEYLQNYDTPTLAFKQYWEDKVGAYELKLDGTYSGMTPYKDNIKNTPHIAIKVPTAGGKTFIACNAIHSIFSSYDSSRPKAVVWLVPWSNLLQQTASNLSDSAHPYRQKLNTLFNHSVEVYEKESLLQGANFNPTSVSEQLNIFVFNFSSLRINSKKKDDRKIYQQNGALEAFRDSIVAQDLVLPDTDESALINVIRSLNPLVIVDESHNAESDLSIEMLQNLNPSFILDLTATPKKNSNIVSYVNAIELKKEHMVKLPVIVYNHSRKEEVINSALHLQRQLEQLAIQEHLDGGKMIRPIILFQAQSNIKGSDNTTYIKIKEKLIELKIPEEQIKIKVSGLDELKGIDLMDGKCPVRYIITINALKEGWDCPFAYILASLADKSSAVEVEQILGRVLRQPYVIKHKEPLLNLSFVLTASAKFNETLDNIVKGLQDAGFSNKDYYAEEIINETATAPLSDKEALTNELFGSTEVVTDKSFDDADITNINVSAIDYDPTQNTSSTIKTGALNKITQKAIEEGKAFETRLTTDTGDNTEYLLREMGKEPKRYKIVEHFHQVAENIELPQFYKKLDADILSQELIFEELSQGEVFLNKEQLLSNFKLSSKDIEIDFNSVSAEIVKVDYDEVRKDAMISKFSIQAKKLLVNAIVAKPKEKQVKDITNIMISKIGNMTPITEPEIRKYIERIFSEFTTEEIIDAVNNEYNYVYKIKAKIIELSNQFAKEEFGRLLDTNKIIVKPSFKFKETLVHTKEGAKIDKSLYEREGDMNSFEQRLIMDVASQENILFWHRNSVSKDKGFYLNGFSTNHYPDFILQTQKGNIILVETKGDFLDNDDSKAKNILGKKWAEKSGNNYKYFMVFENKNVEGCYTAKNFIQIISEL
- a CDS encoding four helix bundle protein, translated to MSESIIKNKSFLFAIRIVKLYQLLTSERKEYVLSKQLLRSGTSIGANVREALNGESKADFIHKLAISQKECDESMYWFELLKATNYITEAEFESINQDASELLKILKSIIITTKSKK
- a CDS encoding virulence RhuM family protein, whose translation is MTDFILYTAPSGVVRVDVLLQNESVWLTQKAIAELFGVQRPAITKHLINIFESGELEENSVSSILEHTAEDGKIYNTKFYNLDAIISVGYRVNSTKATQFRIWATQTLKEYIIKGFVLDDDRLKQGQTLFGKDYFRELLQRVRSIRASERRIYQQVTDIFAECSIDYDNNAEITKAFYATIQNKFHFAITGNTAAEIIAISADSKKENMGLTSWKNAPEGRILKSDVIITKNYLQEKEIKQLERTVTGYFDYIEGLIERENTFTMQGLATSVNKFLTFNDYKVLEGKGKIKKITADKKAIKEYETFNKTQKIISDFDKVVKGLGK
- a CDS encoding four helix bundle protein, coding for MSESIIKNKSFLFAIRIVKLYQLLISDRKEFVMSKQLLRSGTSVGANIREAINGQSKADFVHKLSISQKECDESLYWLELLKETNYITEIEFESINKDALEILKILKSIITTTKNKK
- a CDS encoding site-specific DNA-methyltransferase; protein product: MPTLNWIGKEKVINHHQDVPYKILEPQYGFTDGIEQTEPNNSGNKIIHGDNLEALKSLLPEYEGKIKCIYIDPPYNTGNESWVYNDNVNHPKIKKWLGEVVGSDGEDLTRHDKWLCMMYPRLKLLHKLLADNGAIFISIDENEMTNLRFLCTEIFGESNYISTITVIVKPEGRRYGFFAKTHEYILVFAKKANDLYLNEIEVEGTKYVYFDEKGGFNLKGLRNRNVKSFNSNNRPNLRYPFYVDINNPDSNGLFQVSVDPVESWLQVFASTVEGLDSVWCWGTDKARKQNEDLIAYKGNDNEIRIFQKERKLTQTAKTTWDNKNFHSIKGTKEITELIGKSIFDFPKPEMLLRQIMTIATDEDDIILDSFAGSGTTAHAVLNLNKQDGGNRKFILIEMEDYANTITAERVKRVINGYGEDKKAIEGTGGSFDYYELGEPLFLEEDVLNEAVGIDNILKYIWYSETRTAFAKIQNLEQDNFRIGTKDQTDYYFYYTKDAVTTVDYDFMARIKHKASQYIIYADNCLLEKDFMLKHHIIFKKIPRDITKF